From one Triticum urartu cultivar G1812 chromosome 3, Tu2.1, whole genome shotgun sequence genomic stretch:
- the LOC125543194 gene encoding uncharacterized protein LOC125543194 has product MARFPRARNLPARRGRSSSSDARSSCWKTKEADEQSDLPLACEKREWKGATCPVCLEHPHDAVLLLCTSHHKGCRPYMCGTNYHHSNCLEHFKEAYAKEKLALGDSAESALNLPFSPNTEPANKHPSTMELACPLCRGDVKGWTVVEPARQYLNRKKRACVHDACSFVGSYRELCKHVNSKHPSAKPREVDPALASEWKKFECERERQDAISTIRASNPGAVIMGDYVLELNGGSNNSMFADGDEFDLEERLNFFTSMDRTLNERIDFYESSEGSLDESIDFLASLFGRGRRITSGDSHSRAYRRHRERPRRNHLGISVDSSDIQQDPVNTQRGQRVAAVRGRAPRRHHPMVTHVRSTRGS; this is encoded by the coding sequence ATGGCGAGATTTCCAAGAGCCCGAAACCTCCCAGCTCGTCGAGGTAGGTCATCTTCATCTGATGCGCGTTCCAGCTGTTGGAAGACAAAAGAAGCAGACGAACAGAGTGATTTGCCATTGGCCTGTGAGAAAAGAGAATGGAAAGGTGCAACTTGCCCAGTTTGCTTGGAGCATCCACATGATGCCGTCCTCCTCCTCTGTACTTCTCACCACAAGGGTTGCCGGCCTTATATGTGTGGCACCAACTACCATCACTCTAACTGTCTTGAACACTTCAAAGAAGCTTATGCGAAAGAGAAATTGGCCCTTGGTGATTCCGCCGAGTCCGCACTTAACCTTCCATTTTCTCCAAACACAGAACCAGCAAACAAGCATCCATCTACAATGGAACTTGCATGCCCTCTGTGCCGTGGGGATGTTAAAGGATGGACTGTGGTTGAACCTGCTCGTCAGTATCTCAACCGCAAGAAGAGAGCATGTGTGCATGATGCCTGCTCGTTCGTTGGTTCATATAGAGAactttgcaagcatgtgaactcCAAACACCCTTCAGCAAAACCTCGTGAGGTAGATCCTGCACTTGCAAGTGAGTGGAAAAAGTTTGAATGTGAAAGAGAGCGCCAGGATGCAATCAGTACTATCAGGGCTTCGAACCCAGGAGCTGTGATTATGGGGGATTATGTACTTGAATTGAACGGTGGCAGCAACAACAGTATGTTTGCCGATGGAGATGAATTTGACTTGGAGGAGAGACTCAACTTCTTCACTTCCATGGATCGCACCCTGAACGAGAGGATCGACTTCTATGAATCTTCAGAAGGTAGTTTGGATGAGAGCATCGACTTCCTGGCATCCTTATTTGGCCGTGGCAGGCGGATCACAAGTGGAGACTCACACAGCAGGGCTTACAGAAGGCACAGGGAGAGGCCTAGGCGTAACCACCTGGGCATATCAGTTGATTCTTCTGATATCCAGCAAGATCCAGTCAACACTCAAAGGGGGCAGCGAGTTGCTGCTGTTCGAGGGAGAGCCCCACGGCGGCACCATCCTATGGTGACTCACGTGAGGTCGACACGTGGGAGCTGA